In Denticeps clupeoides chromosome 1, fDenClu1.1, whole genome shotgun sequence, a single window of DNA contains:
- the atxn3 gene encoding ataxin-3 isoform X2, translating into MDAIFHEKQEGSLCAQHCLNNLLQGEYFTPVDLSSIAHQLDEEERMRMAEGGVMSDEYRTFLQQPSGNMDDSGFFSIQVISNALRVWGLELMLFNSREYQRLMIDPINEKAFICNYKEHWFTVRKLGQQWFNLNSLLTGPELISDTYLALFLAQLQQEGYSIFVIRGNLPDCEAEQILGIMRVQQQQRPKLIGEDEAQGSSGQRP; encoded by the exons ATGGACGCCATCTTTCACGAAAAA CAAGAAGGCTCGCTATGCGCCCAGCACTGCCTGAACAACCTGCTGCAGGGGGAGTACTTCACGCCGGTGGACCTGTCGTCGATCGCGCACCAGCTGGACGAAGAGGAGCGCATGAGGATGGCGGAGGGTGGGGTGATGAGCGACGAGTACAGGACCTTTCTGCAG CAACCATCTGGCAATATGGACGACAGCGGCTTCTTTTCCATACAG GTTATCAGTAATGCATTGCGAGTTTGGGGCTTGGAACTAATGCTCTTCAACAGTAGAGAATACCAGCGATTAATGATAGACCCAAT aaatgAGAAGGCCTTTATATGTAACTACAAGGAGCACTGGTTTACAGTGCGCAAACTTGGACAACAG TGGTTTAATCTGAACTCTCTGTTGACGGGACCAGAGCTGATATCAGATACATACCTGGCACTCTTCCTGGCACAGTTACAGCAAGAAG GGTATTCCATATTTGTCATACGGGGAAACCTGCCAGACTGTGAGGCTGAGCAGATTCTCGGCATCATGCGTGTGCAGCAGCAACAAAGGCCAAAGCTGATTGGTGAAGATGAGGCCCAAGGAAGCAGTGGGCAAAG gccTTAG
- the LOC114795499 gene encoding mitogen-activated protein kinase kinase kinase kinase 5-like isoform X2 yields the protein MHCRVQDHFTFLEIIGRGAFAKVYKAKKHHTNELVAIKALFVEAYAQKSHQEVRLMMECDHENLIKFHGAYLQEHGKKTLFIAMEFCGGGSLPNIYKDLGAFKEDETAFVCREVLQGLQFLHCNGILHRDIKGDNVLVNDAGDVKICDLGLAARSTDSIATLKSSGTLNWMAPEVICAKMNGGYDEKCDIWSLGMMAAEVAKAEVPFRNMSCSWIFANNTFAFWDLKEVYWSREFKDFVFKALIPDPGTRPSAKELLMHPFVNRPQLTPSVIENLLEKRKNRMLGGSFPAQPEQEEEKQDLGKEQGLHEEPMPVSEEEQQSMYQEAKPEGPSSKKCSCRRDQALRRVPAFFRRVFKHLCCCRCRGISE from the exons ATGCATTGTCGTGTCCAAGATCACTTCACATTCCTGGAGATCATTGGACGTGGGGCTTTTGCCAAAGTGTACAAG GCTAAGAAGCACCACACTAACGAGCTTGTGGCCATCAAAGCCTTGTTTGTTGAAG CTTATGCCCAAAAATCCCATCAGGAAGTACGCCTGATGATGGAGTGCGACCATGAAAACCTGATCAAGTTTCATGGCGCCTACTTGCA gGAGCATGGAAAGAAAACACTATTCATCGCCATGGAGTTCTGTGGTGGAGGCTCCCTCCCTAACATTTATAAAG ATTTGGGGGCATTCAAAGAAGACGAGACTGCCTTTGTCTGCCGGGAGGTCTTACAG GGGCTACAGTTTCTCCATTGCAACGGCATCCTACACCGCGACATAAAG GGAGACAATGTCCTGGTTAATGATGCCGGAGATGTGAAGATCT GCGATCTGGGTTTGGCAGCAAGATCGACGGACTCCATTGCGACATTAAAGAGTAGTGGAACACTCAATTg GATGGCCCCCGAAGTCATCTGTGCCAAGATGAATGGGGGTTATGATGAGAAATGCGACATTTGGTCGCTGGGAATGATGGCCGCTGAGGTTGCTAAAGCCGAAGTTCCCTTCCGCAACATGAGCTGCAGCtg GATTTTTGCCAATAATACCTTTGCATTCTGGGACCTGAAAGAAGTATATTG GTCTAGGGAATTCAAGGACTTCGTCTTCAAGGCCTTAATTCCGGATCCTGGAACACGGCCTTCTGCTAAAGAGCTGCTTATG CATCCATTTGTTAACAGACCTCAGCTGACACCGTCTGTGATAGAAAACCTGCTGGAGAAGCGGAAG AACCGGATGCTGGGTGGAAGCTTTCCTGCTCAGCCTGAGCAGGAAGAAGAAAAGCAGGACCTTGGGAAAGAACAGGGCCTTCATGAAGAGCCGATGCCTGTTTCTGAGGAAGAGCAGCAATCAATGTATCAGGAAGCAAAACCAGAGGGGCCATCATCTAAAAAATGTTCTTGTCGCCGTGACCAGGCCCTACGAAGAGTTCCAGCTTTCTTCAGGCGGGTCTTTAAGCACCTTTGCTGCTGCAGGTGCAGAGGTATTTCAGAGTAA
- the LOC114795499 gene encoding mitogen-activated protein kinase kinase kinase kinase 5-like isoform X1 produces MHCRVQDHFTFLEIIGRGAFAKVYKAKKHHTNELVAIKALFVEAAYAQKSHQEVRLMMECDHENLIKFHGAYLQEHGKKTLFIAMEFCGGGSLPNIYKDLGAFKEDETAFVCREVLQGLQFLHCNGILHRDIKGDNVLVNDAGDVKICDLGLAARSTDSIATLKSSGTLNWMAPEVICAKMNGGYDEKCDIWSLGMMAAEVAKAEVPFRNMSCSWIFANNTFAFWDLKEVYWSREFKDFVFKALIPDPGTRPSAKELLMHPFVNRPQLTPSVIENLLEKRKNRMLGGSFPAQPEQEEEKQDLGKEQGLHEEPMPVSEEEQQSMYQEAKPEGPSSKKCSCRRDQALRRVPAFFRRVFKHLCCCRCRGISE; encoded by the exons ATGCATTGTCGTGTCCAAGATCACTTCACATTCCTGGAGATCATTGGACGTGGGGCTTTTGCCAAAGTGTACAAG GCTAAGAAGCACCACACTAACGAGCTTGTGGCCATCAAAGCCTTGTTTGTTGAAG CAGCTTATGCCCAAAAATCCCATCAGGAAGTACGCCTGATGATGGAGTGCGACCATGAAAACCTGATCAAGTTTCATGGCGCCTACTTGCA gGAGCATGGAAAGAAAACACTATTCATCGCCATGGAGTTCTGTGGTGGAGGCTCCCTCCCTAACATTTATAAAG ATTTGGGGGCATTCAAAGAAGACGAGACTGCCTTTGTCTGCCGGGAGGTCTTACAG GGGCTACAGTTTCTCCATTGCAACGGCATCCTACACCGCGACATAAAG GGAGACAATGTCCTGGTTAATGATGCCGGAGATGTGAAGATCT GCGATCTGGGTTTGGCAGCAAGATCGACGGACTCCATTGCGACATTAAAGAGTAGTGGAACACTCAATTg GATGGCCCCCGAAGTCATCTGTGCCAAGATGAATGGGGGTTATGATGAGAAATGCGACATTTGGTCGCTGGGAATGATGGCCGCTGAGGTTGCTAAAGCCGAAGTTCCCTTCCGCAACATGAGCTGCAGCtg GATTTTTGCCAATAATACCTTTGCATTCTGGGACCTGAAAGAAGTATATTG GTCTAGGGAATTCAAGGACTTCGTCTTCAAGGCCTTAATTCCGGATCCTGGAACACGGCCTTCTGCTAAAGAGCTGCTTATG CATCCATTTGTTAACAGACCTCAGCTGACACCGTCTGTGATAGAAAACCTGCTGGAGAAGCGGAAG AACCGGATGCTGGGTGGAAGCTTTCCTGCTCAGCCTGAGCAGGAAGAAGAAAAGCAGGACCTTGGGAAAGAACAGGGCCTTCATGAAGAGCCGATGCCTGTTTCTGAGGAAGAGCAGCAATCAATGTATCAGGAAGCAAAACCAGAGGGGCCATCATCTAAAAAATGTTCTTGTCGCCGTGACCAGGCCCTACGAAGAGTTCCAGCTTTCTTCAGGCGGGTCTTTAAGCACCTTTGCTGCTGCAGGTGCAGAGGTATTTCAGAGTAA
- the atxn3 gene encoding ataxin-3 isoform X1 translates to MDAIFHEKQEGSLCAQHCLNNLLQGEYFTPVDLSSIAHQLDEEERMRMAEGGVMSDEYRTFLQQPSGNMDDSGFFSIQVISNALRVWGLELMLFNSREYQRLMIDPINEKAFICNYKEHWFTVRKLGQQWFNLNSLLTGPELISDTYLALFLAQLQQEGYSIFVIRGNLPDCEAEQILGIMRVQQQQRPKLIGEDEAQGSSGQRSSQRALETGQGLVEGVVDEEDEELRKALALSRQDLEVEDEEADLRRAIQLSMQGSGGAVSSTPIMPKEGNVTVTTASPPATKITPSSENLTAEELRRKRQAYFDRQTQQQTQPTSPQPQDSKSTESAEGSSDQGTKATEGTH, encoded by the exons ATGGACGCCATCTTTCACGAAAAA CAAGAAGGCTCGCTATGCGCCCAGCACTGCCTGAACAACCTGCTGCAGGGGGAGTACTTCACGCCGGTGGACCTGTCGTCGATCGCGCACCAGCTGGACGAAGAGGAGCGCATGAGGATGGCGGAGGGTGGGGTGATGAGCGACGAGTACAGGACCTTTCTGCAG CAACCATCTGGCAATATGGACGACAGCGGCTTCTTTTCCATACAG GTTATCAGTAATGCATTGCGAGTTTGGGGCTTGGAACTAATGCTCTTCAACAGTAGAGAATACCAGCGATTAATGATAGACCCAAT aaatgAGAAGGCCTTTATATGTAACTACAAGGAGCACTGGTTTACAGTGCGCAAACTTGGACAACAG TGGTTTAATCTGAACTCTCTGTTGACGGGACCAGAGCTGATATCAGATACATACCTGGCACTCTTCCTGGCACAGTTACAGCAAGAAG GGTATTCCATATTTGTCATACGGGGAAACCTGCCAGACTGTGAGGCTGAGCAGATTCTCGGCATCATGCGTGTGCAGCAGCAACAAAGGCCAAAGCTGATTGGTGAAGATGAGGCCCAAGGAAGCAGTGGGCAAAG ATCATCACAGCGAGCGCTTGAAACAGGACAGGGGCTGGTGGAAGGGGTGGttgatgaggaagatgaggagttGAGGAAGGCTTTGGCCCTGAGCCGACAGGACTTGGAGGTGGAGGACGAAGAAGCTGACCTCCGAAGGGCCATTCAGCTCAGCATGCAAG GTTCAGGTGGGGCGGTTAGCAGCACACCTATTATGCCTAAGGAGGGCAACGTAACAGTGACAACAGCCTCACCGCCAGCCACCAAGATCACTCCCTCAAGTGAGAACCTCACTGCCGAGGAGTTGCGCAGAAAGAGACAAGCCTACTTTGACAG GCAAACCCAGCAACAGACTCAACCCACCTCACCTCAGCCACAGGATAGTAAATCTACAG AGTCGGCTGAAGGTAGCAGTGACCAGGGAACAAAAGCTACAGAGGGCACTCACTGA
- the ubr1 gene encoding E3 ubiquitin-protein ligase UBR1: MDWNMAEGEKTLYAQELSTRWRQAPDCAAAILRHVVEQGPQIYCLAAEPKTQEEEQEVQQRILHPLEWFLFGEEPEAGLGKLQQGSGGSGSQLCGRVFKEGETVYSCRDCAIDPTCVLCMDCFQSSVHKGHRYKMHASSGGGFCDCGDVEAWKTGPCCSQHDPGASVAMETDECVLEVGLQQRVKLLCQVLLRYASNLLVWEEDSELPAELQPRVKDNTYYCVLYNDEHHSYEQVIHTLCRSINCTQTEAQAHTALIDREGRRAVKRGTLRSCQQTKELIKTTSEHISLQPLRVEILHSVVMAHQSFAQRLGPWFQQIIGYSVGLRQIFCQVALEPSPDPNQTSLISRLMLHDARLYKGARKVVHELIFCSLLMETEYKRQFAIEFTKHYKQLQKDFISDDHERNISITAISVQIFTVPTLARQLIEEVNVIKVITDTVMEMLWEHLDANHRFHFQGYNSDKFFRVQVIFHDLRYILISKPTTWTEELRTQFLEGFSAFLGLLNCMQGMEEVKRQFGQHVEVEPEWEAGFSIQMQLRHILAMFQDWCSSDDKVLLQAFKECHRALMRCTNQPFRGEANDFYMCKHILHTRPYKVSQEPVSIHVPISRLLAGLYVHLCRTGSIKHLHEYVDPVSLDFTYLVEHPLRCVVLAAQVSAEMWRRNGLSLVSQVYYYQDVKCRDEMYDKDVMMLQIAASKMDPDLFLILILLRFELFEIFNGSCSSKDKEVLKQWNRVTEEMLFLLIVITGERYVPGISDVTREDVTMREVIHLLCIEPMAHSSLVKGLPENESHETGLETVIPKVATFRKPGVSGHGMYEVKKECLQEFNPFFYHYSKSQHSKAEEAEKKRRSHEGSEKALKPPVPPPFCPLFSSIVHLLSCDVFIHILRRVLQRAVEDRNGLWTEAMIQRALHLTGQALLEEKTQLEAASVEEVTFNFSLKARKTGSEYGKTLFHLLSKMKSLDSLEAQKDMILWTLQMFDTVKCLREDSSPTASMSDEQTKPEESVQDKEKAERKRKAEAAKLHRQKIMAQMSAMQKNFIKTHKMLYENVPESAALSSPASDITVADSLMMLGESRVAVGPQQGAGVLEREVLTCILCQEEQEVQTRGLAMVLTACVQRSTVLTQSRGKTLSTEDGSDPLFMPPDLAVGTHTGSCGHVMHAPCWQKYFEAVQNTTRNRLHTELIIDLENGEYMCPLCKSLCNTVVPLIPLEPAAINYESAELVGELLTLPRWIQIILARVKGLRSKADVDGGTEDISENSSEGELEPFGDAQADFRSILSFGVQEPPKYSSSIAEMLVVCATTVHRVGLQVAPNEQCPQVPVMAWNTCAYTIQATENMLEEEQKPLFGSLQNRQLAGLKAVVQFSAAQRHRSSQAVVQKHFAGMLAVLLPVPTVEDTPSILEIDFFHLLVGLVLSIPALYQEKAVDLQPSAISTAYNHLHLLHLVTVGHMVQILLSLQDDGGGESRESEQGDEARSAAAVYSAVMQSTNGLRTAISGSTLAESVRRGMLPFLRCAALFFNCLTAVAPPEELSSTAVTSIGHMEALCSYLALPSNIFQLFQDHQDTFAPLLQRWCGNPAVTKALKGDLHMTRYPRKRNRLIDLPEDYSVLLNQASHFKCPKSSDEERKHPTLCLVCGTMLCSQSTCCQKKLEGQEVGACTAHAATCGAGVGVFLRVRECEIVLMASKTRGSTYPAPYLDDYGETDPQLGRGNPLHLCPERYRKLHQLWQQHCVLEEIARSLEVLNVMFAFDWQML; encoded by the exons ATGGATTGGAACATGGCGGAAGGCGAAAAAACATTGTACGCACAGGAGCTGAGCACg AGATGGCGGCAGGCGCCAGACTGTGCTGCAGCCATCCTGCGCCATGTCGTGGAGCAGGGACCTCAGATCTACTGCTTGGCGGCAGAGCCCAAGActcaggaggaggagcaggaggtccAGCAGCGAATCCTGCATCCGCTGGAGTGGTTCCTCTTTGGGGAAGAGCCTGAGGCCGGACTGGGGAAACTGCAGCAGGGAAGTGGGGGCTCTGGCTCCCAGCTGTGTGGCCGTGTGTTCAAGGAGGGAGAGACGGTCTACTCCTGCAG gGACTGTGCCATTGATCCCACCTGTGTGCTCTGCATGGACTGTTTCCAGAGCAGCGTACACAAAGGCCATCGATACAAG ATGCATGCCTCTTCGGGAGGGGGCTTCTGTGACTGCGGGGATGTGGAGGCGTGGAAGACCGGCCCCTGCTGCTCCCAACATGACCCCGGGGCCTCTGTCGCCATGGAAACG GACGAGTGTGTGTTGGAGGTTGGTCTGCAACAGAGAGTAAAGCTACTCTGCCAGGTGCTGCTGCGCTACGCCTCCAACCTGTTGGTGTGGGAGGAGGACTCTGAGTTGCCGGCTGAGCTCCAACCTCG GGTTAAGGACAACACCTATTACTGTGTGTTGTACAATGATGAACACCACTCCTATGAGCAGGTCATACACACCCTCTGCCGCTCCATCAACTGCACGCAAACTGAGGCTCAGGCACACACAGCTCTCATTGACAGGGAG GGCCGCAGAGCAGTGAAAAGAGGCACCCTGAGGTCCTGTCAGCAAACTAAGGAGCTCATTAAG ACCACCTCGGAGCACATCTCCCTGCAGCCTCTTCGAGTGGAGATCCTGCACTCTGTGGTGATGGCCCATCAGAGCTTCGCCCAGCGGCTGGGGCCCTGGTTTCAGCAGATCATTGGATACTCTG TTGGCCTCAGGCAGATCTTCTGTCAGGTCGCTTTGGAGCCAAGCCCAGATCCGAACCAAACCAGCCTTATCAGCCGACTCATGTTGCACGATGCTCGGCTCTACAAAG GAGCACGTAAGGTCGTTCACGAGCTGATCTTCTGTAGTCTCCTGATGGAAACGGAATACAAGCGGCAATTTGCCATCGAATTTACCAAG CACTACAAGCAGCTTCAGAAGGACTTCATCAGTGATGACCATGAGCGGAACATTTCAATCACAGCCATATCAGTCCAGATCTTTACTGTGCCCACGCTG GCCAGGCAACTGATTGAGGAAGTCAACGTCATAAAGGTCATCACTGATACTGTGATGGAGATGCTGTGGGAGCACCTGGATGCAAACCACCGCTTTCACTTCCAGGGGTACAACTCGGACAAGTTCTTCAGAGTCCAGGTCATCTTCCATGACCTCAG GTACATTTTAATAAGTAAGCCCACCACCTGGACAGAAGAGTTGAGGACCCAGTTCCTAGAAGGCTTCAGTGCATTTTTAGGCCTGCTTAATTGCATGCAG GGAATGGAGGAGGTTAAGAGGCAGTTCGGGCAGCACGTCGAGGTGGAGCCTGAGTGGGAGGCGGGATTCTCCATTCAGATGCAGCTGCGCCACATCCTTGCCATGTTCCAGGACTGGTGCTCCTCTGAT GATAAGGTGCTGCTCCAGGCCTTCAAGGAATGTCACAGGGCCCTGATGCGCTGCACCAACCAGCCCTTCCGTGGTGAGGCCAACGACTTCTACATGTGCAAACACATTCTGCACACACGTCCCTACAAAGTGTCCCAGGAGCCTGTCAGCATCCACGTGCCCATCTCCAGGCTGCTTGCTG GTCTGTATGTACACTTGTGCAGGACCGGTTCCATTAAACACCTTCATGAGTATGTGGACCCC GTGAGTTTGGACTTCACCTATCTGGTGGAGCATCCGCTGCGTTGTGTGGTGCTGGCTGCTCAGGTGTCTGCGGAGATGTGGCGCAGGAACGGCCTCTCACTCGTCAGCCAg gtGTATTACTATCAAGATGTGAAGTGCAGAGATGAAATGTATGATAAAGACGTCATGATGCTGCAG ATTGCTGCTTCCAAAATGGACCCGGACCTTTTCCTCATCCTGATTTTGCTGCGTTTTGAGCTCTTTGAGATTTTTAATGGTAGCTGCTCAAGCAAGGATAAA GAAGTGCTGAAACAGTGGAACAGGGTTACTGAAGAGATGCTATTTCTGCTCATCGTAATCACAG GAGAGAGGTACGTCCCAGGCATCAGTGATGTGACCAGGGAAGATGTGACCATGCGGGAGGTCATCCACCTGCTTTGTATTGAACCCATGGCCCACAGCAGCCTTGTCAAAGGCCTCCCTGAGAAT GAAAGTCATGAAACTGGTCTGGAAACTGTCATCCCCAAAGTTGCCACTTTCAG AAAACCTGGAGTGTCTGGACACGGGATGTATGAGGTCAAAAAAGAGTGTCTGCAAGAGTTCAATCCCTTCTTCTACCATTATTCTAAATCCCAGCACAGCAAG GCTGAAGAGGCggaaaagaaaaggaggagTCATGAAGGCAGTGAAAAAG CTCTCAAGCCTCCAGTGCCTCCTCCATTCTGCCCGCTCTTCTCCAGCATTGTGCACCTGCTCAGCTGCGACGTTTTCATCCACATTCTCAGGCGGGTTCTCCAGAGGGCGGTGGAGGACCGAAATGGACTTTGGACCGAGGCCATGATACAAAGG GCCCTTCACCTAACGGGACAGGCTCTTTTAGAGGAGAAAACTCAGTTGGAAGCTGCTAGTGTAGAGGAGGTGACCTTCAACTTCAGCCTTAAAGCTCGAA AGACGGGCTCAGAATACGGCAAGACCTTGTTCCACCTCCTGTCCAAAATGAAATCACTTGATTCCTTAGAAGCTCAAAAGGACATGATCTTGTGGACTCTACAG ATGTTTGACACAGTAAAGTGCCTTCGGGAGGACTCCAGCCCTACAGCTTCTATGAGTGATGAACAGACAAAGCCAGAAGAG AGTGTCCAGGACAAGGAGAAGgctgagaggaagaggaaggcagAAGCGGCCAAGCTCCACCGTCAGAAGATCATGGCCCAGATGTCGGCCATGCAGAAGAACTTCATAAAGACTCATAAGATGCTCTATGAGAACGTGCCTGAGAGTGCAGCTCTGAGTAGTCCTGCCTCTGACATCACTGTTGCTGACAG TCTGATGATGCTGGGGGAGTCTCGTGTGGCCGTGGGACCACAGCAGGGCGCGGGGGTGCTGGAGAGAGAGGTGCTCACCTGTATCCTGTgccaggaggagcaggaggtgcAGACGCGTGGCCTGGCCATGGTACTGACCGCCTGCGTCCAGCGGTCCACTGTGCTGACTCAGAGCAGGGGCAAGACCTTGTCCACGGAAG ATGGCTCAGATCCACTCTTCATGCCACCCGATCTGGCAGTAGGAACCCACACCGGCAGCTGTGGACACGTCATGCATGCACCCTGTTGGCAAAA GTACTTCGAAGCGGTTCAGAACACGACTCGGAACCGGCTCCACACGGAGCTGATCATAGATCTGGAGAACGGAGAGTACATGTGCCCGCTATGCAAGTCACTGTGCAACACTGTGGTGCCGCTGATACCCCTGGAGCCTGCTGCAATCAACTA TGAGAGTGCAGAATTGGTGGGTGAGCTCCTCACCCTTCCTCGCTGGATCCAGATCATCCTTGCACGTGTTAAAGGCCTCAGGTCCAAGGCAGACGTGGACG GTGGGACTGAGGACATCAGTGAAAACAGCAGTGAGGGAGAGCTGGAGCCTTTTGGAGATGCTCAGGCCGATTTTCGCTCCATCCTCAGCTTTGGTGTACAGGAACC GCCAAAGTACTCAAGCAGCATAGCAGAGATGTTAGTGGTGTGTGCCACTACGGTTCACAGAGTCGGTCTGCAGGTGGCACCCAATGAGCAGTGCCCACAAGTACCAGTTATGGCCTGGAACACGTGTGCCTACACCATTCAGGCAACTG AGAACATGTTGGAAGAAGAGCAGAAACCTCTCTTTGGATCCCTGCAGAACAGACAG TTGGCAGGACTAAAGGCTGTAGTTCAGTTCTCTGCCGCTCAGAGGCACAGGAGCTCCCAGGCGGTGGTCCAGAAACATTTTGCTGGCATGCTGGCAG TTCTACTCCCTGTTCCCACTGTAGAAGATACACCCTCCATCCTGGAAATTGATTTCTTTCACTTACTT GTTGGATTAGTTCTGTCGATCCCTGCCCTCTATCAGGAGAAAGCTGTGGATCTTCAGCCCTCAGCCATCAGCACGGCCTACAACCACCTGCACCTGCTACACCTGGTCACAGTGGGCCACATGGTGCAGATTCTGCTGTCCTTACAAG atgatggtggtggtgaaagTAGGGAAAGTGAACAGGGAGATGAAGCCCGGTCTGCCGCTGCTGTCTATTCTGCTGTCATGCAGAGCACCAATGG TTTGAGGACCGCTATTTCAGGCTCGACCCTTGCTGAATCTGTGAGGAGAGGGATGCTCCCTTTCCTGCGATGTGCGGCACTGTTCTTCAATTGCCTTACTGCAGTGGCCCCTCCGGAGGAGCTTTCAAGCACTGCAG TTACCTCAATAGGCCATATGGAGGCGCTGTGTTCGTACCTTGCCCTGCCCTCTAACATCTTCCAGTTGTTCCAAGACCATCAAGATACATTTGCACCCTTATTACAAAG GTGGTGTGGGAATCCAGCAGTTACCAAAGCACTGAAAGGTGATCTTCACATGACCAG GTATCCACGGAAACGCAATCGGCTAATCGATCTTCCAGAGGATTACAGCGTGCTGCTGAACCAGGCCAGTCACTTTAA GTGCCCCAAGTCTTCTGATGAAGAGAGGAAGCACCCCACGCTGTGTCTGGTCTGTGGAACAATGCTCTGCTCCCAGAGTACCTGCTGCCAGAAGAAGCTGGAAGGACAGGAAGTCGGGGCCTGCACTGCCCATGCTGCCACATGCGGGGCTGGGGTGGGAGTGTTCCTCAG GGTAAGGGAGTGTGAGATTGTTCTGATGGCCAGTAAAACGCGGGGAAGCACATATCCAGCACCGTACCTCGATGATTACGGAGAAACAGACCCCCAGCTTGG tcGGGGGAACCCTCTACACCTCTGTCCTGAACGCTACCGCAAGCTCCACCAGCTCTGGCAGCAGCACTGCGTTTTGGAAGAGATCGCACGCAGCCTGGAGGTGCTCAACGTCATGTTTGCTTTCGATTGGCAGATGCTCTGA